Proteins encoded in a region of the Xylocopa sonorina isolate GNS202 chromosome 1, iyXylSono1_principal, whole genome shotgun sequence genome:
- the LOC143427905 gene encoding iron-sulfur cluster assembly factor IBA57, mitochondrial — MIACLRRFILPLHELDNLGKLRKQFLRYNSSQSSSKILEHLKDKSLLRVRGNEASIFLQGLITNDMKHFEQGAANLYALFLNIKGRVMYDVIIYKTQEDNVYYIECDLQAVEPLQKHLKMYRVKKRIDIDHLGDNMNVWTFFDPGHYMNNKHSGDRQKLEGLIFPCGTLNNKVSKVVDNIMIYEDPRLSDLGIRILAESNVERNEIIRHLNSELLDSTNSLSYKGYRYKLGVAEGIEDLPPGKPLPLEINCDYLHGVSFHKGCYVGQELTARTYHTGVVRKRLMPLLFDEVPTMSFLYDDKIINEHGNPIGKFRGIENRYGLGLMRITESLNAKSLTLSNNKLKVLKPVWWPQETQAQNAFVNKKE; from the coding sequence ATGATTGCGTGTCTCAGAAGATTTATTTTACCATTACACGAGTTGGATAATCTTGGGAAGCTGCGAAAGCAGTTTCTTAGATATAATTCTTCGCAATCCTCGTCAAAAATTTTAGAACATCTAAAAGATAAGAGCTTACTAAGGGTTAGAGGGAACGAAGCTTCAATATTCTTACAAGGATTGATTACAAATGATATGAAGCATTTCGAACAAGGGGCGGCCAATTTATACGCACTATTTCTAAATATTAAGGGTAGAGTGATGTACGATGTTATCATCTATAAAACTCAGGAAGATAACGTGTATTATATCGAATGCGATTTACAAGCTGTAGAACCTCTACAAAAGCATTTGAAAATGTACCGTGTTAAGAAAAGAATAGATATAGATCATTTAGGTGATAATATGAATGTTTGGACATTCTTTGATCCTGGTCATTATATGAATAACAAACATAGCGGTGATAGACAAAAGCTTGAAGGTTTAATATTTCCATGTGGTACTCTTAATAATAAAGTAAGCAAAGTAGTTGATAATATTATGATATACGAGGATCCAAGACTTTCTGATTTAGGTATTAGAATTTTAGCAGAATCAAACGTAGAAAGAAATGAAATAATTAGGCATTTGAACTCGGAATTGTTAGATTCCACCAATAGTTTGAGTTACAAAGGATATCGTTATAAACTAGGAGTAGCTGAGGGTATCGAAGATTTACCGCCAGGGAAGCCGTTGCCATTAGAAATTAACTGCGATTATCTGCACGGTGTTAGCTTTCATAAAGGCTGTTACGTTGGTCAGGAACTTACAGCACGTACTTatcacactggtgttgtaagaaAACGTTTAATGCCTTTATTATTTGACGAGGTTCCTACCATGTCCTTTCTATACGACGATAAAATTATTAACGAACATGGTAATCCAATCGGTAAATTTAGGGGAATTGAAAATCGATACGGATTAGGCTTAATGCGAATCACAGAATCTCTAAATGCTAAATCTTTAACTTTATCCAACAATAAATTAAAAGTGTTGAAACCTGTTTGGTGGCCACAAGAAACTCAAGCACAAAATGCTTTTGTTAACaaaaaagaataa